A segment of the Agromyces sp. H17E-10 genome:
CGCCTTCTGGATGCGCGAGGCGGCGATGAGCTCCATCGCCTTGGTGATCTTCTTCGTCGTCTGGGCAGACTTGATCTTCTGCCGGTAGACCCGAAGTTGCGCTCCCATGTCTCTCCTGTATCCCTATGCCCGGTGAGTCGCCCGGCGCCTAGCGGCGACCCTTGACGATCTTCTCCTGGTTGACGTCTTCGGCGGCGATGGCCTCGAACTGCTCCGACCCGACCGAGGCGAGCGGCTTGCCCTCGCCGGTCTGGAACTCGTTCTTGAACGTCGCGACCGAGGACTCGAGCTTCGAGATGGTCTCGTCCTCGAGCTTGTTGGTCGCGCGCAGCACGTCGAGCACATCGGTGTTGCGGCGCAGGTAGTCGAGGAACTCGGCCTCGAAGCGCAGGATGTCCTCCACCGGCACCTCGTCGAGGTGGCCCTTGGTGCCGGCCCAGATCGAGACGACCTGGTCCTCGACGGGGTACGGCGAGTACTGCGGCTGCTTCAGCAGCTCGGTGAGACGCGCACCACGGGCGAGCTGGCGACGGCTCGCGGCGTCGAGGTCGGACGCGAACATCGCGAACGCCTCGAGCGAGCGGTACTGGGCGAGCTCGAGCTTCAGCGTGCCCGAGACCGACTTGATCGACTTGACCTGCGCGTCGCCACCGACTCGCGAGACCGAGATGCCGACGTCGACGGCCGGACGCTGGTTCGCGTTGAAGAGGTCGGACTGGAGGAAGATCTGGCCGTCGGTGATCGAGATCACGTTGGTCGGGATGTACGCCGAGACGTCGTTCGCCTTGGTCTCGATGATCGGCAGACCGGTCATCGAACCCGCACCGAGCTCGTCGGAGAGCTTCGCGCAACGCTCGAGGAGGCGCGAGTGCAGGTAGAAGACGTCGCCGGGGTACGCCTCGCGGCCCGGCGGGCGACGGAGGAGGAGCGACACGGCACGGTAGGCCTCGGCCTGCTTCGACAGGTCGTCGAAGATGATGAGGACGTGCTTCGAGTCGTACATCCAGTGCTGGCCGATGGCCGAGCCGGTGTACGGCGCGAGGTAC
Coding sequences within it:
- the atpA gene encoding F0F1 ATP synthase subunit alpha, with the protein product MAELSISPDEIRSALSEFVSSYEPGQAQKTEVGYVTDAADGIAHVGGLPSVMANELVRFADGTLGLALNLEEDEIGVVVLGEFTGIEEGMEVTRTGEVLSVPVGEGYLGRVVDPLGNPIDGLGEITGIEGRRALELQAPGVMQRKSVHEPLQTGIKAIDAMIPVGRGQRQLIIGDRQTGKTAIAIDTIINQKANWESGDPSKQVRCIYVAIGQKGSTIASVKGALEDAGAMEYTTIVAAPASDPAGFKYLAPYTGSAIGQHWMYDSKHVLIIFDDLSKQAEAYRAVSLLLRRPPGREAYPGDVFYLHSRLLERCAKLSDELGAGSMTGLPIIETKANDVSAYIPTNVISITDGQIFLQSDLFNANQRPAVDVGISVSRVGGDAQVKSIKSVSGTLKLELAQYRSLEAFAMFASDLDAASRRQLARGARLTELLKQPQYSPYPVEDQVVSIWAGTKGHLDEVPVEDILRFEAEFLDYLRRNTDVLDVLRATNKLEDETISKLESSVATFKNEFQTGEGKPLASVGSEQFEAIAAEDVNQEKIVKGRR